The Pichia kudriavzevii chromosome 3, complete sequence nucleotide sequence ctgCTTGTAATCTCTTGAGACGCTCTTGCTCTAATTTCTCATTCTTGGTCTTGATTTTCTCTACTCTTTCCTTTGAATTACCACCACCTCCGGCAGTCAATTCGACGTTGATTTTCCTCCCTCCTAGTGTACTTTTGTGAAGACGTAGTGCAATATCCATCAACCTCTTACTTTCTTTAGGATCTTCGTTCTTGAACTCAATAAATGCACATCCCTTGTCGGATCTGATCCTAATAGACGTTGGCTGACACTTTTTAAAATGCTCCTTTATATCTGAGTCCGTTACTTTGAACGGCAAGTTCccaacaaacaaaataaatCTAGGTCCagaattttcatcatcctTGTTACTGCctttacctttttttcctcttcttgtctttctcttcttctttggtgGCTCCTCCGCTTTCGCCTTCAATTTTGCTTCCTCATCCTCCTTGGCCCTATGCTCTTCCTCTAGCTTACGCTTCTTTTCTGCTTCCTTTGATTCCTCAACTTGTTTTAATTCTTCAGCTGCATTTGTAGATGTCTTGGCCTTGAATTTCAAAGCTTTCAGTTGCTTCTTACTCAACTTTTGAGCACCCGCCTCTTCAGACATTTCTCAACTATTCCACTAATAGATATAGCAATAGACGAACTAGCCTTTTATGAAACTCTACTTCTATAGACACAAAATTTTATTCATCCTTTTATTCACATATTTATGCTaatgaacaaaaaattaaaaaaaaaaacagttaCCGCGCCTTGATTTTACTGTACAAATTCATGGCGTATTTCCTATTTTACGTATGTGCATTACACCTGTGTGCCCTGTCTTGGAATAAACTCCAGGTAGCACTATAACTAATGGCAAGGCGAGTTGCCCTAAATCTTGGACAAAGGGTGAGAAATAATAACCGTACTTTTGAACGtggaagaggaagacaGCGTTTATTGGCGGAGAATGACAAAACTGTAGAAACACCAGTTAAGATACGAACTGAATCTGGAGTAAGAGGAAATGCAGTTCATGGATCGAACAAGTCCTCAAAGAGAAGAGCTGAAGACACACAAAATGATATACAGGAACGAAGTAACAAGAAACAGCAGGTGAGCAGCCATAGCGATCCAAACTTTAAAGGCAGCTCTATTGAATCTGAGATTACAAAAACTATGGGCTTTGCGTCGTTTTCCAGCACACAGAATCAGCATGTTAAAGGTACTGATTGCTATGGTATCAATTTTAAGCATAAGACGGAATATCGACAGTATATTAACAGGGAGGGGGGTTTTAACCGAGAATTATCTCCCACGAGGAGtgacaaaaagaaaaagattaAAATGTCACTAAAGAAATAGTATACAATTATACATGTGAATACATTGCTTCTTATTTGGGTGAAGAGTACGAGTTCTTAAGTTATTGTTCATCTTCGACGAGCTCCTCTTTATTTTCGCTTTTACCTATCACTCCAACTTTTAGAAACAGACTAATTATAAAAGCTGCACCTGCAAATGAAATGCCGACGTACCAACAATATTTAATTCCATCTAGTAATCCTTGGGGGTCATCGTTCTGTTGAGGGGTTCCATAAGCGGCGTATTTGGATGAGATGATAGTGGAGTTGAAACCAAGAGCAATGGCCGAGCCCAATTGAAGCAACGTGTTGAAGGTGCCTGCACCACGACTTTGTAAGTGTTTTTCTAAAGATGATAGTGTAACTCTATTAGATATATTATAAATTAGATCTGCCCCAACAACTGTCAATATGAAAGCGAAAAACGGACCTAAAAAATAGTCTCTATCAACAGTAATGGTTGACCAAATTATGCAAGAACCAAGGTACCCCAATGTCCCAACTGCCATGAAAATTCTTCCAGGGATCAAATGCATAGTGAACCCAGCAAATAAGTTGACCAAGATTCCAGAGATTGGTTGTGTTAAGAAACAGCACGCAACAATTATTGGAGAATAACCTTtaatattctcaaaatatAACATTGCATTGTAATTTAGgaatccaaagaaaaccatCCAACATAATCCTGCAATACACATACACAAACAGAAATTTCTGCTTCTAAATAATTGCATCGGCATTAGCGGCTCCTTAGGAATGTATAATTCATATAATACAAACACAGGAATCAAAGCGACCCCAACAATCAGCAATGCAATGATGTATGGTGTTCTCCATCTTTTCTCTGCATTATCAACGTCAGTCAATGAAAAGCAAATAAGCGTAAATGAAGCTAAGGATAGCAAAGCACCCAAATAATCCATTTTCCTGAATACTTGCTTGCTATGTTGCCAGTTGATTTTCTTATCATTTGGTAATATGAAGAACACCGATATAGCCAAAACTGCAAAAAGGATTGATAAGAAATATTGGGTGGATCTCCAGTTCAACGCAACTTCACAAATACCTGCAAGGAAGAATCCAGAAGCACCACCTACTGGTGCACCTATACTGAAGCAACTCATAACCATATTTTTACGCCTTGAATCTTTATAAGTTGAGCCTAAGAATCCTGCAGATGCAGGCGTGGCACAAGCAACAGAAGCCCCCTGCAACCCCCTGAACAAACataacaaaacaaaattattcATAAACCCAGCAATTAATGAAAAGACAGCATACATAGTAAACCCTATTATCATGGCATTTTTCCTACCAAATGCATCTGCAATCCCGCCCATGAGTAACAAACAAGCACCGTTAGCTAGCATGACACTACTAACACTCCAAGAAAGTTGACCACCTTGAACATTAAATTGTACACTTGTTGCACGCAAAAGTGTTTGATACGCAGATGATGCCATACTTGCAGCTGCAGGTCCAAAAATACATAAAAATATGGACAAGTATTCTTGAATAGGCGTCTTAAACACCGGAGGTCGCTGTTCTGGGTCTGAATATAGCTTAGACATACTtgtctcttctttttcaagatgGATGGAATTATCATTCTTTTTGTCCAGGAAAGCCAGATGTTCTGTTGAAACTCGGCTTGCCGTTTCATCGACACTCCCCTCAGAGGAAGACAAACAATCATGCATGCTGAAATAACCACAGCTTAGCAACAATTCTGCCAGCCAGTGCTTGTTGCAGAAGAAAGATATACCATTAGTAAGCTCTATTCCTTGAAATTTATCAGGAACTTAAATTCGAGGAAAACCCCCGCTGAGCCGCCCCTCTTCGGCAACTCTGTTTCCGCTGacaattttttatttttcataatCTATGCACAGTTAACACTTACAAGATACATCTATAAAAATATCTAAATTTACTAGTTTTTGGAGACGAGTGAGGAGTACTCCGTTAGCAACTCGTCATATTTAGACTTGAGCTCCTCAAAGGCACTGGTTTTTTCGGCAACTTCTTGTTTGAGATCTTTAATGGTTGTTTTATCAATGTTAATCGAGAATCCAGAAGAATTTATCGTTTGAGAATCCACAGATGTAAAGTTAGCAAAAACCTTCTCCTCACTCTGCACGTCTTTTAGAAACTTGGACAAGTTCCATACATCCTTTGGCCCAGTGGTTGTAAGTTTCATTAGTAAGTTTTGATTATTCAAGTCCTTTTCCTCCATTATGGATCTCTTCAATATAGGAATGGATCTCATAACAGACTTGTCGACACCCGAGTTGTCGAATTTAGAATCATCCGCCTTTATGGTCCATAGCTCTATATTACTGATTTGTCCAACTAGCtcctttaatttttttcttatttgcTTGGTGGTTATgtcaacaacaaacaaacaaccCTTGCTATCACCAGAGACTAACAGAGTTCCATCCAGTGACAGTTTTAGTTGAGAAATGAATAAATCGCTGGCGTTTTTATGATGGTCTTGATGACAAGTGAATGTATCTAAGTAATCAACATCAGGTTTCAGAGTAACGATTTTGCCTAATCCACCTACCGCTTCGATCACCTTAGTTCTAGGATTAGCCTTGAACAATGGGACGTATCGGATTTGTCCATTGTTTAAGCCCAGATATAATGCCCTCATTGCAGGGTCTAGTGCTACCGAGGTAACTGCATCTGTTGAAACAATGGTGGTAGCTAACTTGGCCTGGGATGATAATGTGATCGAATAGACACGGACAGTTGAATCCAGAGAAGAAGTGACCAATTTGAGGTCGTTATTAAGTCCTTTGTTGAAGTTCAACGAGGTGATTGGCAATGTATGATCTGTCAAAATTGCAAATGCGTTATCGCTCtttaaatcatcatcacaTCCATTGATCAATAGGGTATTTAACGAATGAATGACAACTCTTGAATCTTTAGATCCTGTCGCAATGAATCCGGAATAGGCTGCAATATGGGTGAGAGGCTGGTAATGCGCCTGCTTTACTGTGATCAAGAGGCCCGAATTGAGAGACCAGACATAGAGTCTACCTGAAATAGAGCCACCTAGTAAGAGAGATGGTGTTTTCTCGTTTGGATCCTTGTAAGTGGAGAGACATGTCATGATTTCCGGTAACGGTATATATTGTTCGGGCGATTCTTTACCATACAAATAGACATGCAGAGTCGGTTTCTCTGGGAGAGCAACAAGAAGGTGAGAACCATGACCGGTCGACAAGTTTACCGATGCATTTGGCGATGATGGTGATTGTCTGTATTGATGGAAAGTCTTAGTAGTATGCAGGGAAACTAAGTAGGAGAATGCTGTCGAATGTTTTTTATCCTGAGGATTACCTCTTGCATTGTAGTAAATGAGTTCATCCATTTTGCTTTTTGGTTCTGAAATGAAACACAACTATATCTTGTGTTTTGTTgactagaaaaaaaaaaaaaaaatcttatATGCTTCTTTGCTTGgtttctttctctctttctattttttttttcttttattgaaaacgtttgaaaaaaaaaaaagaaaacaaaaaatacaataatttttctttttcatgttcaaacgagaaattggagaaatgAGAAAAGAAGGGTGAAAAATAGTGGGAAAATTTCCCCGTGGCAGTTTACAATTTGTTATTACACGCGTTACGCGTTGAATTGGGggagggaaaaaaataaagagagCCCATTTtagaaaggaaaagagGGAAATAAGGGAAGTCGGCACATTGATATATTCTCTTTGGACAGTCGGTGCTTGCAAGGGGAGCCTAGATATACCAAACTTATAACATGCCGCTCGATTTTCTAGGGTCAGTCTATTATGATGGAACAAAAGTTCCGTACTGGGAGCAAATTAAGCAAGTTACTCCATTTGTGGCGTCAGCTATATTGTTGAAGCTCTACACCAATGGATCATCGAATACATGGGAGAGGAAACTACACGGGAAAGTGTACATTATGACTGGGGGTACCAGTGGCATTGGGAGTGCATTGGCGAAAGAGTTAGCCAGTAAAGGTGCTCAGTTGGTGTTACTATCATCTCAAATTGGTGAGCATGCCGACAATAGTGCCAAAGTTTGGATGACTGACTACGTTAATGATTTAAGAGAAGTTACAGGCAACGAGTTGATATATAGTGAATATTGTGACTTGTCATCATTGCATTCCATTAGGAAGTTTGCCACCAAATGGCTCGACAATTCACCAGCACGACGTTTGGACGGTGTAATTTGTCTTGCCAATGAGAGTATACCCATGGGGAAGTTGAGAACCAACTCTATCGATGGTGTCGAAAGGCAAATGGCCATAAATTACCTTGGCCATTATCATCTGCTAACATTATTAGAACCTGCATTAAGAGCCCAACCAGCTGATCGTGATGTTCGagtattgatttcatcttgTTTATCGCAAAATATGGGAGATGTCGAATTGAATGATTTACTCTGGGAAGATCGAACATATCCTAGCAACCAGCCATGGAAAGTTTATGGTACCTcgaagttgttgttgaatatgTTTGCCAAGGAGTTCCAACGTCGGGTTCAAAACGTTCCACGACCAGATAAACAGCCTTGTCCCATTAGAGTCAATATAGTCAATCCAGGAGTTGTTAGAAGTCCAGGAATGAGGAGATTCTTATCAATGGGTAGTATATTTGGATTGGTCATTTATCTCTTGTTATATCCTGTTTTTTGGCTATTAATGAAATCATGCCAACAGGGGATGCAATCCTACCTTTTCGCCATCAACAATCCAAATATCATGAACATACGTGGCGGCAACTATATTAAAGAAT carries:
- a CDS encoding uncharacterized protein (PKUD0C09960; similar to Saccharomyces cerevisiae YNL182C (IPI3); ancestral locus Anc_2.73), which translates into the protein MDELIYYNARGNPQDKKHSTAFSYLVSLHTTKTFHQYRQSPSSPNASVNLSTGHGSHLLVALPEKPTLHVYLYGKESPEQYIPLPEIMTCLSTYKDPNEKTPSLLLGGSISGRLYVWSLNSGLLITVKQAHYQPLTHIAAYSGFIATGSKDSRVVIHSLNTLLINGCDDDLKSDNAFAILTDHTLPITSLNFNKGLNNDLKLVTSSLDSTVRVYSITLSSQAKLATTIVSTDAVTSVALDPAMRALYLGLNNGQIRYVPLFKANPRTKVIEAVGGLGKIVTLKPDVDYLDTFTCHQDHHKNASDLFISQLKLSLDGTLLVSGDSKGCLFVVDITTKQIRKKLKELVGQISNIELWTIKADDSKFDNSGVDKSVMRSIPILKRSIMEEKDLNNQNLLMKLTTTGPKDVWNLSKFLKDVQSEEKVFANFTSVDSQTINSSGFSINIDKTTIKDLKQEVAEKTSAFEELKSKYDELLTEYSSLVSKN
- a CDS encoding uncharacterized protein (PKUD0C09930; similar to Saccharomyces cerevisiae YDL213C (NOP6); ancestral locus Anc_2.72), which encodes MSEEAGAQKLSKKQLKALKFKAKTSTNAAEELKQVEESKEAEKKRKLEEEHRAKEDEEAKLKAKAEEPPKKKRKTRRGKKGKGSNKDDENSGPRFILFVGNLPFKVTDSDIKEHFKKCQPTSIRIRSDKGCAFIEFKNEDPKESKRLMDIALRLHKSTLGGRKINVELTAGGGGNSKERVEKIKTKNEKLEQERLKRLQAEKDKKAEKSKGNEGEGEAAVDENGVHPDRAKMLGL
- a CDS encoding uncharacterized protein (PKUD0C09970; similar to Saccharomyces cerevisiae YNL181W; ancestral locus Anc_2.74) — protein: MPLDFLGSVYYDGTKVPYWEQIKQVTPFVASAILLKLYTNGSSNTWERKLHGKVYIMTGGTSGIGSALAKELASKGAQLVLLSSQIGEHADNSAKVWMTDYVNDLREVTGNELIYSEYCDLSSLHSIRKFATKWLDNSPARRLDGVICLANESIPMGKLRTNSIDGVERQMAINYLGHYHLLTLLEPALRAQPADRDVRVLISSCLSQNMGDVELNDLLWEDRTYPSNQPWKVYGTSKLLLNMFAKEFQRRVQNVPRPDKQPCPIRVNIVNPGVVRSPGMRRFLSMGSIFGLVIYLLLYPVFWLLMKSCQQGMQSYLFAINNPNIMNIRGGNYIKECTIIENETRRELNDEALQKKIYNLTSEQIVKLEKASAIERNRGKKVNKKSRLDDLDVKVKGGATSSVPSNNDKTGLFTSAFTESKQGDPGLYPDMNKMDPGSIDEAREARLRHLDEKYMKSREVRSRAAKD
- a CDS encoding uncharacterized protein (PKUD0C09950; similar to Saccharomyces cerevisiae YOR378W), translated to MHDCLSSSEGSVDETASRVSTEHLAFLDKKNDNSIHLEKEETSMSKLYSDPEQRPPVFKTPIQEYLSIFLCIFGPAAASMASSAYQTLLRATSVQFNVQGGQLSWSVSSVMLANGACLLLMGGIADAFGRKNAMIIGFTMYAVFSLIAGFMNNFVLLCLFRGLQGASVACATPASAGFLGSTYKDSRRKNMVMSCFSIGAPVGGASGFFLAGICEVALNWRSTQYFLSILFAVLAISVFFILPNDKKINWQHSKQVFRKMDYLGALLSLASFTLICFSLTDVDNAEKRWRTPYIIALLIVGVALIPVFVLYELYIPKEPLMPMQLFRSRNFCLCMCIAGLCWMVFFGFLNYNAMLYFENIKGYSPIIVACCFLTQPISGILVNLFAGFTMHLIPGRIFMAVGTLGYLGSCIIWSTITVDRDYFLGPFFAFILTVVGADLIYNISNRVTLSSLEKHLQSRGAGTFNTLLQLGSAIALGFNSTIISSKYAAYGTPQQNDDPQGLLDGIKYCWYVGISFAGAAFIISLFLKVGVIGKSENKEELVEDEQ
- a CDS encoding uncharacterized protein (PKUD0C09940; Pfam Domains: DUF1777(1.1e-17)), with protein sequence MARRVALNLGQRVRNNNRTFERGRGRQRLLAENDKTVETPVKIRTESGVRGNAVHGSNKSSKRRAEDTQNDIQERSNKKQQVSSHSDPNFKGSSIESEITKTMGFASFSSTQNQHVKGTDCYGINFKHKTEYRQYINREGGFNRELSPTRSDKKKKIKMSLKK